TTTATACCCCCGATATTTTAGTAAAAAATGAGTTGCCTGATGAAGAAGCTCAACATTGTATTCGCGTGTTGCGTTTGTCTCAAGGTGATGAGATTATGCTGACCGATGGACACGGTTCTTTCTATAAAGCAGAAATTAGCATGGCAACCGGAAAGAAATGTTTTGTTTCCGTTATTGAAAGAATTCAGCAGGAAAAACCTTGGCCGTGTCATTTGCATATAGCAATGGCTCCAACAAAAAATATGGACCGCAATGAATGGTTCGCAGAAAAAGCTACAGAGATTGGCTTTGATGAGCTAACCTTTCTTAATTGCCGCTTTTCAGAAAGAAAAGTAATTAAGAATGAGCGGATTGAGAAAATATTAGTCTCTGCCATAAAACAGTCATTGAAAGCAACTCTTCCCGTATTAAATGAAATGACCGACTTCGATAAATTCATCTCCCATGATTTTCCAGGACAAAAATTTATAGCTCACTGCTATGAAGGTGAAAAACCTTTGCTAAAGGATGTAATTCGTAAAGGAGAAGATGCATTGGTGCTTATAGGACCGGAAGGAGACTTCAGTCCGGAAGAGGTAGAAAAAGCTCTTGCAAAAGGTTTCCAACCTATTAGTCTCGGTAAATCCAGGCTGCGTACGGAAACAGCTGCTCTGGTTGCATGCCATACCATGAATTTGATGAATCAATAACTTATATTAAGATACATATGAATAAACTTAAATTCTTTTCCCACTTATCAATACTGTTAGTGGCAGTGTTGTTGCTGGGCTCTTGCTCCAAAGATAAAGAGTATACAAGAGTTATTCCCTTAAATGCTCCACTGGTAATCTCAATAGATGTTCCTTCTATTATAAAGAAGAGCGGCTTAATGGATAATAAAGAATCCATTATGAAGAATATGACAGCTGCATTGAATAATGAAAAACTGGCAAAACTGATTCAAAATCCTTCGGATGCTGGTCTTTCTCTCGAAGATAAAGCCTACATATTCCTTGCTTCAGATGATGCTCCTGTTGCACTGTTTAAAGTATCCGATATGGATAAACTGGTAGATGCTTTTAAATTAATGCAAACTGAAGGACTTTGTGATGAAGTAGAGAAAAGTGGAAGTTTTTCAACTTCAGTTCTTCGCGGATATGGAATCTGCGCATTCGATAACAGTTCTTTGATGGTGATGAAAACTACTAATCCTCATTCCTTACCGGTAAAGGAAGCTGTTACTAAATTGATGGATCAGGATGAAAAAGTGAGTATTGCTGTCAATAAAGGCTTTCAGAAACTGATTGCTAAGAAAAGTGATGTTTGCTTGTATGGCTCTTTTGCTGCAATGCCTCAGTTGACTTCTGCTTCTATGATGATGGGACTCCCTGAAGATGCTGACTTGAAAGATATGATGTTGCTTGCTCAGATGAACTTTGAAAACGGTAAAGTATCTATAGAAGGAGAGTATTACACAGAAAATGAATCATTAAAGAAATATTTAAAGGAGCAGTCTGAAATGGGAGGAAAGATAAATCATACTTTCCTTAAACGTATTCCTACCTCTTCGCTGGCCTATCTTTGTACAAATGTTAAGGGTGACAAGTTATACGAGATGCTTATAAAGAGTACAGAATTTAAAGGCATGGTTAAAGACTCCCGGCTAACTCCCGGATTCGATATGAAAAAGAGTGTTGCTTCTCTGAATGGCGATGTCTCTATTGCACTATCAGGAATAAGTGAGAATGGAACACCATCTTTGCTGGCTTATGCAGAGGTAACAGATCCTTCGGCTGCCGGAATTGTTTATGCATTCAAAAAAGATTTCGACGAAGTGGGAATGGCAATTACCACTACCGGTAAGAACGAATATATGGTGAAGAGTGGGATGTTGCCTTCGGCCATTCATTTTGGGGTAAGAAACAACTATTTCTATTTTACGAATGACGATAATCTCTATAAGAATATAGGCAAAGATTTTCCAAACTCACTTGTCGATGCAAAATACGGATATGTGAAAGGTGATGCAAAGGGTTATTTTGTTCTTGATATGGAAAATGTAATGAAATTGCCAATGGTTACAAAGACCTTTGCTCAGTTTGGATCGCAGGGTGCAATGGCTCAGTCTGTATTTGATGGTTTCTCTTATTTTGAAGCATACAATATCGACGATCAGAAAAGCGTAGGAAATATCTATTTTAAAAATAAAAACGAGAACGTTCTAAAACAGCTTATTGCCGGACTAAGAAAGGTAATTGGCTAGGATAGATTTTAAATTGAGATGTATCAATGAATAACATTAAATTACAGCAGACTTTACCGAATGTATTTATCGAACGCAATATAATTTCGGAAGTCTGGAAGAATAATCTGGAGTTTTGTAAAGGTGAAATTTATCTTATAGAAGCTGATTCGGGTACAGGAAAATCTTCGCTTTGCAGTTATGTCTATGGCTACAGAAACGATTATCAGGGAGCTTTTTGTTTTGACAATGAAAATATCCGGGATTTATCTGTATCTAATTGGGTGGAATTGCGAAAACATTCATTAAGTATGCTTTTTCAGGAGTTGAGGCTCTTTACAGAACTTTCTGCCTTAGAAAATATTCAGCTAAAAAATAGTCTCACAAAGTATAAATCAGAGAAAGAGATTGAGACTTTGTTTGATGCTATGGGAATTCCGGATAAGTTAAATTCAAAAGTTGGTAAACTCTCTTTCGGACAGCAACAACGAGTTGCTTTTATAAGATCGTTGTGTCAGCCTTTTGACTTTATCTTTCTCGATGAACCAATCAGTCACCTTGATGAAACCAACGGTCAGATAATGGGCGGACTTTTAATGGAGGAAGTTAAAAAACAGGGCGCAGGCGTTATTGTAACGTCTATTGGTAAACATATTGAGTTGAACTACAATAAAATATTTAAGCTATGAAACTTGTTTGGAAACTACTTCGTCAGCATATCAGCCTGCCTCAGTTAGCAGGTTTCTTCTTTGCCAATCTTTTTGGAATGATGATTGTTGCACTCAGTGTGCAGTTCTATAAAGACATTGCTCAGGTATTTACGGAAGGTGATAGCTTTATCAAGAAAGATTTCATCATCGTAACCAAGAAAATTAATACTCTAAGTACCATAACCGGTGCAAGTAACTCTTTCTCTCAAGATGATATTGATGATGTAAAATCTCAGCCATTTGCTAAAAGTGTGGGCTCTTTTATGCCTTCTCAATTCTCAGTAACTGCAGGTTTTGGAATGCAGGAATCCGATTTTCATTTAGCCACAGAGATGTTTTTTGAGTCTGTACCAAATGAATATGTAGATGTAAGTCTTCAGAAATGGCACTTCAATGAAAATTCTCATTCTATTCCCATTATTCTTCCCCGTAACTATCTTAACCTATATAACTTCGGTTTTGCACAGTCGCGCAGTCTTCCTAAATTATCGGAAGGACTGATGGGAATGATAAAGCTGGATGTGGTGATTAAAGGAAATAATAGTGTAGAGAAATACAAAGGGAATATAGTAGGTTTCTCAAGTCGTTTGAATACAATTCTTGTTCCTGAAGAGTTCATGACATGGGCAAACAAAACTTTTGCTCCCGAAAAGAATGTTCAGTCTTCCCGCCTGATCATGGAAGTTAAGAACCCTGCCGATGAGAAGATTGCTCAGTTCTTCCAAAAGAAAGGATATGAAACAGAAGATAATAAACTGGATGCCGGTAAAACAACTTATTTTCTGAAGCTCATTACAGGTATTGTATTGGCTGTGGGATTACTAATTAGTGTTCTTTCATTCTATATCCTGATGCTCAGCATTTACCTGCTTTTGCAGAAGAATACCACCAAACTGGAAAACCTGTTACTTATAGGATATAGTCCTGGTCGTGTAGCCTTGCCTTATCAGATGCTTACACTGGGACTGAACTTCGTAGTTCTTATTCTGGCTATCGTATTGGTGTGCTGGGCACGTTCATATTATATGGGAGTAGTGTCTATGCTTTTCCCACAACTTCCAGCCGGAACAATAATCCCTGCCATCGTAATTGGAGTAACCTTGTTTGTAGTTGTTTCTTCTATGAATGTGGTAGCTATCAGAAAGAAAGTGCAATCTATCTGGATGCATAAATCATAAAATAAGACCTATTAATACAAAATAGTCCAATAGCTATTCATATAGTCTGTTGGACTATTTTTGTATTATTAAAGCAATTACTTTCAAATCTGAGAAGTAGGGAATACCACCACATTGTGGAATATTACCTTTTGAATTTACCAAACAAATCACTTGAATATTGCCTGCATATATTAAGGACTTTACCGAATATTGCATATAAGTTGTGCATAAGCTGGTTGTAGCTTAATTGTTTTATCACTATTAAGATATTAATAATCAGTGCTATGTGCAACTTGTATTCTAACATCTATTTTATTATTAATTCCGCCAATAAGCTTTTAAGTAAATTTAAATTAAAATCAAAAAGGTAAGAATTAAAATCAAATATGTTAATTAAGTTAAGATATAAATGTACAATTTTGCGTTTACTTTAGGTATTAAATGTATTTGATGATATGAGACACAAGTATATTTAGCTTAAAGTATTTGTAAATCAATTTATTTGCTTTATGAAATTAATTTTTTATAAAGTAAGTTTAGCCTAAATTAATATACTATGAAAAAAAAGCACTTATTAGGTCTTATTCTAATTTTATCGGTCTGTTTTATTTCACAGATTACTGCACAAAAACTGAAACGTTCAGTTTCTGCTAATCAATTAGTGTCAAATGACACATTAGCCTACACGGATTTTAATTCTAAACCTGGAGCTTTTACTACAGGAGATGTTTTTACCGCTTCGACTTCTAATGCTAACAAAGAAAAAAGCATAAATTCTATTGTTTTTGGTTCTGGACCCAATGGTCAACGTATAAACCTTAATGCTTCACAAAGTGCAAATCAGTTTGGTAGTGCTTCAACAACTTATGTGTCTGCTTCAGCGGTGGATGATGGTGCCAATGCAGGTGCATTTAGTTTTTTGAAATCAGGTACTGGTGCCGGTGGAGGGTATATAATTATGCCTCAGGTGCAGGGTCCAGCTGATGTAACTATTTGGAGTTGTGGAGCAAATACAAGCTCTCAGCAAAAATATATTGTTTATTTTAGTACAGATGATGGTGGTACCTGGATTCCTCAAGATACATGCATTATTACCACAAATAAACTCATATATAAGAATATATATTCGTACTCAGGCACGGGCAATCTTAAAGTTAAAATTACTTGTGCCACATCAAGTAGCTCAAATTGTAATCTTTATATTTATGATGTTCTGATTACAAAGCGTCCTTCTATAATCAGAACATCAGAAGCAGGGACTGATAATCAGACAGTTTCACTTGGTCAATCAATTTCTAATATTGCATATTCGTGGGGAAGTATAGCTACCTCGGCTTCTGTTTCATGGATTGGTACGGCAGATACTAATACTCCTCCAAATGGTCTTGTTGTGACAACGGATAATGCAGCGAAAATGCTGACAATTTCAGGTACACCTACAGTGGCAGGCTCTTATGGCTTTAATGTTATTTCAACAAATGGAACAATCTTTTCTGATATCTTATCTGCAAAAATAAATGTTGTGGCAACTCCAATTCCATTAATAAATCAAATTTCAGAATCCGGAACTCAGACACAAAAAGTAATGACAGGGAATGTAATGACTAATTTGGCTTATAAATGGGGAGGATCTGCAACTTCAGCTTCTATAATCTGGACAGGAACGGTCAATCCCAATACTCCTCCTGATGGCATCTCTATAGCAGTTGATAAGAATCTAAGTACACTAACAATCTCAGGAACACCTACAACAGCCGGTTCATACGGTTGTACTATTACTTCGACAGATGGAACTCAAACGAGCACTCCATTAACTGCAACTTTAGCAGTAATTCCACCTCCTTCAATTGTTTTGACTTCAGCTGCTGCAACTACTAGCCAAGTAGTTTCTTTTAGCCAATCTATTTCCAATATTGTTTATGCTTTGGAAGGTTCTGCTACGACGGCAAATATTTCATGGACAGGTACTTCGAATTCTACAATTGCTCCTGCAGGTGTAAAAGTTGTAGCGGATAACGATGCCAAAACGCTAACTATTTCAGGAGCACCTATGAATATAGGTTCTTATGGTTTTAAGATTAATGCAATTTACGAAACTGCAACATCTGATACAATAGCTGGTGTAATTAAGGTTGGTACAGCATCAAATATGCTTCCTTCTTTTCCTGGTGCGGTTGGATTCGGATCTCATGCCACCGGTGGTCGTGGAGGAACGGTTTATCATGTTACTAACCTTAACGATAGTGGTGAAGGTTCTCTTCGTGATGCGGTAAGTGTTTCTAATCGTATAATAGTATTCGATGTAAGTGGTTATATCAGTTTAACATCTGCTATTTCTGCAAAGAGTAATCTTACTATTGCCGGACAAACAGCTCCGGGTGAAGGTATTGCAATAAAAAGTGGTGAGCTTTCTTTTGCTAAGTCGTCAAATGTAATCTGCCGTCATATCCGTGTTCGTCCGGGAAGTGAAACCGAGAGTAGTGGAGATGATGCATTGAGTTTGTATCTTGCCAATAATGTTATTCTTGATCATTGTTCTTTTGAATTTGCGCCATGGAACAATATTGATGGAGTAAGTGATAATACTGCTGTTTCACCGGTAACTAATATAACTTTTCAGAGTTGTATTATTGCAAATCCTACAGGACAGCAGTTCGGAGCACACTGTGAGTCAGTAGGTAGTAACTGGACATTCTATAAGAATATTTTTGCTAATTCACACAACCGCAATCCATTAGCTAAGATTAATGATACCTATGCAAATAATGTACTTTATAACTGCTCTGCAGGATATACCACACACTCAGGTACAAGTTTTAAACATGATATTGTAAATAACTACTTTGTTTTTGGACCAGCTTCAACTGGAACGGATAATAGCTGGTTTCAGGTTGACAATAACCAAAGTATATATTGTTCAGGTAATATGAAAGACATGAATCTGGATGGCGTGCTCAATGGAGCAGAGACTACCCCGTATTGGTATCAGGGAGGAGGAACAGTTCTCACCTCTCCATGGACTGATCTGACAAATGCAATGCCTATTTACAGCGCAGCAACAGCTTTCCGTATTGCAGCTTCCACAGCCGGAACTCTTCCTTATGACCAAACTGATTCTCTGATCATTAATCAAGTTAAAACCATTGGTTCGGGAACAACAGGATATGTTGTCGGAACAACCGGCCCCGATTCAGGATTATATACAAGTCAGGCACAGACAGGTCTTGATAATAACGGTTATGGTCTAATCAGAAGCGGAAACAAAGATCTTGATACAGATAATGATGGTATGCCTGATTATTGGGAAAAAGCTAACGGCTCAGATGTAAACGTTAATGATGCTATGCAAATCGCCTCTGATGGTTATACGTTGATAGAGCATTATATTAACTGGCTGGCAGAATTTCATGCCGTGGCAAACAGTAATGCATCATTAGATATTGATCTTTTAAAATATTTGGGAGGCTTTAGTTCGGTTTCTCCTACCTTCACAATAAATGAATGTACTAATGGAACTGCTACTATTCAGGCCGATGGACATACTGTTCGTTTTAATCCGTCATCAGACTTTACGGGTATTGCTAACATTAAATTTACCATTGCTGGTAATGACGACACTTCTTATTCAAGTAGCATCTCGGTTGTTGTTACCACTACAAATAAATCAACGTCTTTAATTGCAAATCCAATTGATAATATTAGTATTTATCCAAATCCAACATCCAAGTTGTTGATGTTTACAAATACGGATGGCGGTGCTTTTGAAGTTTATGATACATTGGGATGCATGTTGCTGAAAGGACAAACAACTCAGTTTGGAGCTGTTCAGCAAGTTGATGTATCAAAATTGCATAATGGTATTTATATTCTTAAGGTACAAGCTGACGGTAAAAAAATAAATTTCCGTTTTATTAAAAGATCATAGATATTTAGATAAATATACCACATAGATTGTTGTGCGGAATTTTTTTTTGTGCAGCAATCTGCTACCTGCCACCATTTTTATATAATTCCCCCTTTTAATAGGCTTTTGCACTAGTGGCAGATAAATTTTTGATACAATTTATCTACCACTAAAATTGGCTATCTGCCACTAAATCCGTCAGGTTTTCGATAAATATCACGCCGGAGCATAACAGAACTCTGGTTTACTTTTAAAAAAATCACTAGACTAGTTTTTGTATCCTTGTACAAAACAATTAATTCTTTTGTACAGAAGAAAGATTTGTTTTGTACAACACTGCATAAATATCATTCCTGAGAAATATAATATCCCGGGAGATATGTAAAAAACTTCGCCGTCTTTGTAATATTGTCATTTTTTATCTTTTTATAATTATATGAAATAGTAAAGACTATTAAATTTTAAATAATAAAAACTGATTTATAAAACAAGACTATTTTGTGCACTATTCTTTCTGTGTTTTAACTTGTTTTATAACTAATGTTTATGTCTGCGCATTGTGAGATCCTTTGATTTATAGCTTTTTATTCGTTTTGGTTAATATTTATTAATGATATAACAATTGATTTGGAATTCTTATTGAATGGAAAACATTATATATTAGTAGGTGTTTTATTTATAAATAGTTATTGTTTAAAGAAAATTTTACAGAGAATATGTGTCAATAAAAATTTAATTTAAAACATGGTTGATTATGAAAAACAGATTTTTTTTATTAGTAGGAATTGGAGTTCTGTTAGCTATGAGCTCTTGTTCAAGGGATAATGATCCTTTAGTTGTTAAGCGTGGTGAACCGGCAACGTTGAAGTTGACCTTAAAGGGTACAGATGTAAATACGCGTGCGATTACTCCTGTAGTTTCTCAAACAGAAGAAAATGAAGTTAACCGAGTTACTGTAGGATTATTTAAAACAAATAGTGGTGAAGTAGGTAAAACTGATATCATAAAAGAATTTGTATTCGCTGATGGTAATCCTACTACTATTGAAATAAAGGGAGCTATAATACATGGTACTGCTGATGATGGTAATCGCGATGTCGTTGTTGTAGCTAATGCTGATGAAAATACTTTTGCAGGTGCAGCAACTAAAACAGAATTTCTATCAAGACTTATTAACTTGAAACAAACTATGACTAATCTTCCAATGGTTGGTGATGGAAATAAAACACTGAGTACAGATATTGTTAATCCTGCTAAACTGACTATCAATTTAACCCGCATGGTAGCGCGCGTTCAATTAAGTAGCTTAAGTACTGATTTTGATCCTGCGGGACAATACCCTAATGCAAAATTTAAAGCTGATGGAATTTATTTATATAAAGCTAATGGAACATCCCAAGCAAATGGTACTGTTTCAAATCCATTAGATGGGTGGATATATCAAGATCCTATTAGTCTTGCGTATACTCTAAGAGATGTTTTTTCTACTCCATTTGAAGTTCCAAAGTCACCAGCATACACAATAAATCATTATTTCTATACATTTCCGAATGAATTTCCTTCTCCAATAGATCTAACTTTTGATGATGCTACAAGACTTGTAATTAGAGGAACCTTTGATAATGATGGTGATTTTAATACAACAAGCGATCAGAGTACTAGTTTTTATCCAGTGGTGGTTAATCGTATATTGCGTCAATTAACACCAGCAGAAATAGCTGGAGGCAACTACAATACTGGTATAAAACGTAATACAATATATTCCATTTCTGTTGTAATTAAAAATAAGGGTGTTGATAATCCTTATATTATAATTGATCCAGGTTATCTTATTATCACTTTAGAACCTCAGGATTGGCTTTTGACTATTGATCAGCCTGTTGATTTTTAAGACTTGATCAATAGCAATTAAAGAACTAATATAAAAGGCAGATTTCAATAACTTCTTGCCCATGATAAATCTGCCTTTTCATATATTTTTAAATAGACCTAATTATGTATTCTGTAAGAAGAATTAAAGCGTTTTTACATTTGCCCAATGTCTGCGCTTTATTAATGGCTTTTACTGTTAGTCTGTTTATTTGCGGGTGTACAGACGATAGACCGGTTAGTTACTCAACACTTCCGGACGGGAATAGTGATGCCGTTATTTCTCTGAATATAAAACAACAAGCCTCTGATTTGCTTAGAACCCGCGCCGTTGATGAAAATATTATTTCAAATCTTTATATATTGGTTTATAATGGCAATGGAAGCTTAATAGGCTATCATTATTTAAGTTCATATACATCAAGTAATTCAATTCAGATGGATGTTATCAGTGGAACTAACTGCACTATTTATGCAATAGCCAATTTAGGAAGTACTCCAGTTCTGAACCCACAAACAGCAGATACTGAATCTGCTTTAAAAGCAATGATGTGTGGTCCGATTACGACTTTGAACGGAGTAATTACTAATGAACGATTAACGATGAGTGGGAGTATAAAAGGAATTACTTTATTAGGTAAAGGTAGTACAAATTATGTAAATACGGTTGGTACCATAAACATTTCACGACTCGTTGCGAAAAACACTTTTACTGTAACTTCTATTCCCGGTATTAACATAACAGGATACTCCATAAAGAATTTACCTAAGTATGAATACTTGATTGCTCGTCCCAATG
This genomic interval from uncultured Bacteroides sp. contains the following:
- a CDS encoding 16S rRNA (uracil(1498)-N(3))-methyltransferase, with protein sequence MHVFYTPDILVKNELPDEEAQHCIRVLRLSQGDEIMLTDGHGSFYKAEISMATGKKCFVSVIERIQQEKPWPCHLHIAMAPTKNMDRNEWFAEKATEIGFDELTFLNCRFSERKVIKNERIEKILVSAIKQSLKATLPVLNEMTDFDKFISHDFPGQKFIAHCYEGEKPLLKDVIRKGEDALVLIGPEGDFSPEEVEKALAKGFQPISLGKSRLRTETAALVACHTMNLMNQ
- a CDS encoding DUF4836 family protein: MNKLKFFSHLSILLVAVLLLGSCSKDKEYTRVIPLNAPLVISIDVPSIIKKSGLMDNKESIMKNMTAALNNEKLAKLIQNPSDAGLSLEDKAYIFLASDDAPVALFKVSDMDKLVDAFKLMQTEGLCDEVEKSGSFSTSVLRGYGICAFDNSSLMVMKTTNPHSLPVKEAVTKLMDQDEKVSIAVNKGFQKLIAKKSDVCLYGSFAAMPQLTSASMMMGLPEDADLKDMMLLAQMNFENGKVSIEGEYYTENESLKKYLKEQSEMGGKINHTFLKRIPTSSLAYLCTNVKGDKLYEMLIKSTEFKGMVKDSRLTPGFDMKKSVASLNGDVSIALSGISENGTPSLLAYAEVTDPSAAGIVYAFKKDFDEVGMAITTTGKNEYMVKSGMLPSAIHFGVRNNYFYFTNDDNLYKNIGKDFPNSLVDAKYGYVKGDAKGYFVLDMENVMKLPMVTKTFAQFGSQGAMAQSVFDGFSYFEAYNIDDQKSVGNIYFKNKNENVLKQLIAGLRKVIG
- a CDS encoding ATP-binding cassette domain-containing protein — encoded protein: MNNIKLQQTLPNVFIERNIISEVWKNNLEFCKGEIYLIEADSGTGKSSLCSYVYGYRNDYQGAFCFDNENIRDLSVSNWVELRKHSLSMLFQELRLFTELSALENIQLKNSLTKYKSEKEIETLFDAMGIPDKLNSKVGKLSFGQQQRVAFIRSLCQPFDFIFLDEPISHLDETNGQIMGGLLMEEVKKQGAGVIVTSIGKHIELNYNKIFKL
- a CDS encoding ABC transporter permease — translated: MKLVWKLLRQHISLPQLAGFFFANLFGMMIVALSVQFYKDIAQVFTEGDSFIKKDFIIVTKKINTLSTITGASNSFSQDDIDDVKSQPFAKSVGSFMPSQFSVTAGFGMQESDFHLATEMFFESVPNEYVDVSLQKWHFNENSHSIPIILPRNYLNLYNFGFAQSRSLPKLSEGLMGMIKLDVVIKGNNSVEKYKGNIVGFSSRLNTILVPEEFMTWANKTFAPEKNVQSSRLIMEVKNPADEKIAQFFQKKGYETEDNKLDAGKTTYFLKLITGIVLAVGLLISVLSFYILMLSIYLLLQKNTTKLENLLLIGYSPGRVALPYQMLTLGLNFVVLILAIVLVCWARSYYMGVVSMLFPQLPAGTIIPAIVIGVTLFVVVSSMNVVAIRKKVQSIWMHKS
- a CDS encoding T9SS type A sorting domain-containing protein encodes the protein MKKKHLLGLILILSVCFISQITAQKLKRSVSANQLVSNDTLAYTDFNSKPGAFTTGDVFTASTSNANKEKSINSIVFGSGPNGQRINLNASQSANQFGSASTTYVSASAVDDGANAGAFSFLKSGTGAGGGYIIMPQVQGPADVTIWSCGANTSSQQKYIVYFSTDDGGTWIPQDTCIITTNKLIYKNIYSYSGTGNLKVKITCATSSSSNCNLYIYDVLITKRPSIIRTSEAGTDNQTVSLGQSISNIAYSWGSIATSASVSWIGTADTNTPPNGLVVTTDNAAKMLTISGTPTVAGSYGFNVISTNGTIFSDILSAKINVVATPIPLINQISESGTQTQKVMTGNVMTNLAYKWGGSATSASIIWTGTVNPNTPPDGISIAVDKNLSTLTISGTPTTAGSYGCTITSTDGTQTSTPLTATLAVIPPPSIVLTSAAATTSQVVSFSQSISNIVYALEGSATTANISWTGTSNSTIAPAGVKVVADNDAKTLTISGAPMNIGSYGFKINAIYETATSDTIAGVIKVGTASNMLPSFPGAVGFGSHATGGRGGTVYHVTNLNDSGEGSLRDAVSVSNRIIVFDVSGYISLTSAISAKSNLTIAGQTAPGEGIAIKSGELSFAKSSNVICRHIRVRPGSETESSGDDALSLYLANNVILDHCSFEFAPWNNIDGVSDNTAVSPVTNITFQSCIIANPTGQQFGAHCESVGSNWTFYKNIFANSHNRNPLAKINDTYANNVLYNCSAGYTTHSGTSFKHDIVNNYFVFGPASTGTDNSWFQVDNNQSIYCSGNMKDMNLDGVLNGAETTPYWYQGGGTVLTSPWTDLTNAMPIYSAATAFRIAASTAGTLPYDQTDSLIINQVKTIGSGTTGYVVGTTGPDSGLYTSQAQTGLDNNGYGLIRSGNKDLDTDNDGMPDYWEKANGSDVNVNDAMQIASDGYTLIEHYINWLAEFHAVANSNASLDIDLLKYLGGFSSVSPTFTINECTNGTATIQADGHTVRFNPSSDFTGIANIKFTIAGNDDTSYSSSISVVVTTTNKSTSLIANPIDNISIYPNPTSKLLMFTNTDGGAFEVYDTLGCMLLKGQTTQFGAVQQVDVSKLHNGIYILKVQADGKKINFRFIKRS
- a CDS encoding fimbrial protein produces the protein MKNRFFLLVGIGVLLAMSSCSRDNDPLVVKRGEPATLKLTLKGTDVNTRAITPVVSQTEENEVNRVTVGLFKTNSGEVGKTDIIKEFVFADGNPTTIEIKGAIIHGTADDGNRDVVVVANADENTFAGAATKTEFLSRLINLKQTMTNLPMVGDGNKTLSTDIVNPAKLTINLTRMVARVQLSSLSTDFDPAGQYPNAKFKADGIYLYKANGTSQANGTVSNPLDGWIYQDPISLAYTLRDVFSTPFEVPKSPAYTINHYFYTFPNEFPSPIDLTFDDATRLVIRGTFDNDGDFNTTSDQSTSFYPVVVNRILRQLTPAEIAGGNYNTGIKRNTIYSISVVIKNKGVDNPYIIIDPGYLIITLEPQDWLLTIDQPVDF